The proteins below are encoded in one region of Streptomyces marianii:
- a CDS encoding alpha/beta fold hydrolase → MHASDGRHLMVERLGDPRGRPVFLLHGTPGSRLGPAPRGMVLYQRGMQLIAYDRPGYGGSDRLADRSVADVAQDVRAIADALGLDRFAVVGRSGGAPHALACAALLPERVTRAAALVTLAPRDADGLDWFEGMAASNVLEYTTATVDPDGLTARFIMRSAEIRRDPVRLLDDLRRELTDSDRMVVADAGVRSMLLRNYQEALRTSAYGWIDDALAFCSPWGFDPAGITAPVLLWHGEKDVFSPVGHSRWLAQRIPGVTAVLEPAAAHFDALHALPRILTWLLEDHPEVPGE, encoded by the coding sequence GTGCACGCGTCGGACGGGCGGCATCTGATGGTGGAGCGCCTGGGGGACCCGCGGGGCAGACCGGTCTTTCTGCTGCACGGCACCCCGGGCAGCCGTCTCGGACCGGCACCGCGCGGCATGGTGCTGTACCAGCGCGGAATGCAGCTGATCGCCTACGACCGGCCGGGATACGGCGGTTCCGACCGGCTGGCCGACCGCAGTGTGGCGGACGTGGCCCAGGACGTACGGGCGATCGCCGACGCGCTGGGGCTCGACCGGTTCGCCGTGGTGGGCCGCTCGGGCGGCGCACCGCACGCCCTGGCCTGCGCGGCGCTGCTGCCCGAACGGGTCACCAGGGCCGCCGCGCTGGTGACGCTCGCACCGCGGGACGCGGACGGCCTGGACTGGTTCGAGGGCATGGCCGCGTCGAACGTGCTCGAGTACACGACGGCCACCGTCGACCCGGACGGGCTCACGGCGCGCTTCATCATGCGCTCGGCGGAGATCCGGCGCGACCCGGTCCGGCTCCTCGACGATCTGCGCAGGGAGCTCACCGACTCGGACCGGATGGTCGTCGCGGACGCCGGCGTACGGTCGATGCTGCTGCGCAACTACCAGGAGGCGCTGCGCACTTCGGCGTACGGCTGGATCGACGACGCCCTTGCCTTCTGTAGCCCATGGGGTTTCGACCCCGCCGGCATCACCGCGCCCGTGCTCCTGTGGCACGGCGAGAAGGACGTCTTCTCACCGGTCGGCCACTCCCGCTGGCTGGCGCAGCGCATCCCCGGGGTGACGGCCGTACTGGAACCGGCGGCCGCCCACTTCGACGCGCTGCACGCGCTTCCCCGGATCCTCACCTGGCTGCTGGAGGACCACCCGGAGGTCCCCGGCGAGTGA
- a CDS encoding GNAT family N-acetyltransferase — protein sequence MKIRTETLHDADRVREVIAAAFGSPGDVDLVDAVCADACWIPELSLVAEDDNGTAIAHVLLTRAGVGCVPSLTLAPVSVDPAHQGTGIGSTLPSVGMTFGKPMADAASAYQPQ from the coding sequence GTGAAGATCAGGACCGAGACCCTCCACGACGCCGACCGTGTGCGCGAGGTGATCGCCGCCGCCTTCGGCTCCCCCGGGGACGTCGACCTCGTCGACGCCGTGTGCGCCGACGCGTGCTGGATCCCCGAACTCTCCCTCGTCGCCGAGGACGACAACGGAACCGCCATCGCGCACGTCCTCCTCACCCGAGCCGGCGTCGGCTGCGTCCCGTCGCTGACCCTCGCCCCGGTCTCCGTCGACCCCGCACACCAGGGCACCGGCATCGGCAGCACCCTCCCGTCCGTTGGCATGACCTTCGGCAAGCCCATGGCCGACGCGGCCAGCGCCTACCAGCCGCAATAG
- a CDS encoding DNA polymerase III subunit alpha — MIQEVRVPGFTHLHTVSGFSVRYGASHPERLAERAAERGMGALALTDRDTVAGAVRFAKACARAGIRPVFGAELAVRGQAAGAGGPAGRAERRRTPVRGGAFIDESAPRVTFLARDGAAGWAELCRLITAAHRADGRPVLGWEALAGAGASGADGLTVLLGPASEVGRALAAGRPDLAAPLLAPWRERYGDALRLEVVYHGAEGTGPGSLRLAARTAGFAAEQGVRAVLSNAVRYADPGQGPVADVLDAARRLVPVDPARGLDGGERWLKGAGDMARAAERIAEAAGWRRDAAHRLLAVTEETAAECRVDPERDLGMGYAYYPEPHLVGAAGRGAQRVLASRAAAGMVLRGYDRLPPARARAYWERMHSELDVIAFHGNATYFLTVAQVVDDVRGMGVRVAARGSGAGSLVNHLLGIAHADPVEQHLLMERFLSRRRFALPDIDIDVESARRLEVYRAILDRFGGERVAAVAMPETYRVRHAIRDVGAALSMDPAEIDRLAKAFPHIRARDARAAMEELPELRDVARRRDRHGRLWELVEQLDALPRGVAMHPCGVLISDSSLLRRTPVVPTSGEVPHGSSGTGGSPFPMSQFDKEDVEDLGLLKLDVLGVRMQSAMAHAVTEIERTTGRRIDLDDAGQVPPGDPETYRLIRSAETLGCFQIESPGQRDLVGRLQPEGFHDLVVDISLFRPGPVAADMVRPFVEARHGRAPVRFPHPDLAGPLAETYGVVVFHEQIIEMVDIMTGCGRDEADRVRRGLSDPESQERIRTWFAAQAERKGYTAEVIARTWEIVAAFGSYGFCKAHAVAFAVPTYQSAWLKAHHPAAFYAGLLTHDPGMYPKRLLLADARRRGVPVLPLDVNRSAVAHRIELVSDVAAGEPGVWGLRLAFSDVHGIGEAEAERIEAAQPYSSLLDFWERARPGRPVAERLAQVGALDEFGANRRDLLLHIAELHRAQRSSVSRRGHGGQLPLDGGRRTASVGLPDLNEAERLSAELGVLGMDASRHLMADHHVFLDELGAIPAKRLREAEHGATVLVAGAKAATQTPPIRSGRRVVFTTLDDGTGLVDLAFFDGSHEACAHTVFHSWLLLVRGVVQRRGPRSLSVVGSAAWNLADLIELRRAGGLDAVAERLAAAGAGGDGGDGEGDAGGSGVPAGGGRRIRMSTGYEMNAWADLRPAGEGAAPARKLWHRSPGSAG; from the coding sequence TTGATCCAGGAGGTGCGGGTGCCCGGTTTCACGCATCTGCACACCGTGTCCGGTTTCTCCGTGCGGTACGGGGCCTCGCACCCGGAGCGGCTGGCCGAGCGCGCCGCCGAGCGGGGCATGGGCGCACTCGCCCTCACCGACCGCGACACCGTCGCCGGTGCGGTCCGCTTCGCCAAGGCCTGCGCCCGGGCGGGAATCCGGCCGGTCTTCGGGGCCGAGCTCGCCGTGCGCGGACAAGCCGCGGGTGCCGGGGGTCCGGCCGGCCGCGCCGAACGCCGGCGCACCCCGGTCCGGGGCGGCGCCTTCATCGACGAGTCCGCGCCCCGGGTCACCTTCCTCGCCCGTGACGGGGCCGCGGGGTGGGCGGAGCTCTGCCGGCTGATCACCGCGGCCCACAGGGCCGACGGCCGGCCGGTCCTCGGCTGGGAGGCCCTAGCCGGAGCCGGAGCTTCCGGGGCCGACGGGCTCACCGTGCTGCTCGGTCCGGCCTCCGAGGTGGGCAGGGCCCTCGCCGCGGGCCGCCCCGACCTGGCCGCCCCGCTGCTCGCGCCCTGGCGGGAGCGGTACGGCGACGCGCTCCGTCTCGAGGTCGTGTACCACGGGGCCGAGGGCACAGGCCCCGGCTCGCTCCGTCTCGCCGCCCGTACCGCGGGCTTCGCCGCCGAGCAGGGCGTGCGGGCCGTCCTCAGCAACGCCGTGCGGTACGCCGACCCCGGCCAGGGCCCCGTCGCCGACGTCCTCGACGCGGCCCGCCGGCTCGTCCCCGTCGACCCGGCCCGAGGGCTGGACGGCGGCGAGCGCTGGCTCAAGGGCGCCGGTGACATGGCCCGCGCGGCCGAGCGGATCGCCGAGGCGGCCGGTTGGCGCCGCGACGCCGCGCACCGGCTGCTCGCCGTCACCGAGGAGACCGCCGCCGAATGCCGCGTCGACCCCGAGCGGGACCTGGGGATGGGGTACGCCTACTACCCGGAGCCGCATCTCGTGGGCGCCGCAGGGCGCGGTGCCCAGCGGGTCCTCGCCTCCCGCGCGGCCGCCGGGATGGTGCTGCGCGGCTACGACCGGCTGCCGCCCGCACGGGCCCGCGCGTACTGGGAGCGGATGCATTCCGAGCTGGACGTCATCGCCTTCCACGGCAACGCGACCTACTTCCTGACGGTAGCTCAGGTCGTCGACGACGTAAGGGGGATGGGTGTCCGGGTCGCAGCCCGCGGCTCCGGTGCCGGATCCCTCGTGAACCATCTCCTCGGCATCGCGCACGCCGACCCGGTCGAGCAGCACCTGCTGATGGAGCGCTTCCTGTCCAGGCGCCGGTTCGCGCTGCCCGACATCGACATCGACGTCGAGTCCGCCCGCCGGCTGGAGGTCTACCGCGCGATCCTCGACCGCTTCGGCGGGGAGCGGGTCGCCGCCGTCGCCATGCCCGAGACCTACCGGGTGCGGCACGCGATCCGGGACGTGGGCGCCGCGCTGAGCATGGACCCGGCCGAGATCGACCGGCTGGCCAAGGCGTTCCCGCACATCCGCGCCCGCGACGCCCGCGCGGCCATGGAGGAACTGCCCGAACTGCGCGACGTGGCCCGGCGCAGGGACCGCCACGGCAGGCTCTGGGAGCTGGTCGAGCAACTGGACGCCCTGCCGCGAGGTGTCGCCATGCATCCGTGCGGGGTGCTCATCTCCGACTCCTCGCTGCTGCGGCGCACCCCCGTGGTGCCGACCAGCGGCGAGGTCCCCCACGGCTCTTCGGGAACGGGAGGCTCCCCCTTCCCGATGTCGCAGTTCGACAAGGAGGACGTCGAGGACCTCGGGCTGCTCAAACTCGATGTGCTCGGCGTGCGGATGCAGTCCGCGATGGCGCACGCCGTCACCGAGATCGAGCGGACGACGGGCCGGCGGATCGATCTGGACGACGCCGGCCAGGTGCCGCCCGGCGACCCGGAGACGTACCGGCTCATCCGCTCCGCCGAGACGCTGGGCTGCTTCCAGATCGAGTCGCCGGGCCAGCGCGACCTCGTCGGCCGGCTGCAGCCCGAGGGCTTCCACGACCTGGTCGTCGACATCTCGCTGTTCCGGCCGGGACCGGTCGCGGCGGACATGGTGCGGCCGTTCGTCGAGGCGCGGCACGGGCGGGCGCCGGTCCGCTTCCCGCACCCCGATCTGGCCGGGCCGCTGGCGGAGACGTACGGCGTCGTCGTCTTCCACGAGCAGATCATCGAGATGGTGGACATCATGACCGGCTGCGGCCGGGACGAGGCCGACCGGGTGCGGCGCGGGCTCTCCGACCCCGAGTCGCAGGAGCGGATCAGGACGTGGTTCGCCGCGCAGGCGGAGCGGAAGGGGTACACGGCCGAGGTGATCGCGCGGACCTGGGAGATCGTCGCGGCGTTCGGCTCGTACGGCTTCTGCAAGGCGCACGCCGTCGCCTTCGCCGTGCCGACGTACCAGTCGGCGTGGCTCAAGGCGCACCACCCGGCGGCCTTCTACGCGGGGCTGCTCACACACGACCCCGGGATGTACCCGAAGCGGCTGCTGCTGGCGGACGCGCGGCGGCGGGGGGTGCCGGTGCTTCCGCTCGATGTGAACCGGTCCGCGGTCGCCCATCGCATCGAACTGGTGTCCGATGTGGCGGCCGGGGAGCCCGGGGTCTGGGGCCTGCGGCTGGCGTTCTCCGACGTCCACGGCATCGGCGAGGCGGAGGCGGAACGGATCGAGGCCGCCCAGCCGTACTCCTCGCTGCTGGACTTCTGGGAGCGGGCCCGCCCCGGGCGGCCGGTCGCGGAGCGGCTCGCGCAGGTCGGTGCGCTGGACGAGTTCGGCGCCAACCGACGCGACCTGCTGCTCCACATCGCCGAACTGCACCGCGCCCAGCGGAGTTCGGTCTCCCGCCGCGGCCACGGCGGGCAGCTCCCGCTCGACGGCGGCCGCAGGACCGCGTCCGTCGGGCTGCCCGACCTCAACGAGGCCGAGCGGCTCAGTGCCGAACTGGGCGTCCTCGGCATGGACGCGTCCCGCCATCTGATGGCGGACCACCACGTCTTCCTGGACGAACTCGGCGCGATCCCCGCGAAGCGGCTGCGCGAGGCGGAACACGGTGCGACGGTGCTGGTCGCCGGAGCCAAGGCGGCCACCCAGACGCCGCCGATCCGCTCGGGGCGACGGGTCGTCTTCACGACCCTGGACGACGGTACGGGCCTGGTCGACCTGGCTTTCTTCGACGGCAGCCACGAGGCGTGCGCCCACACCGTCTTCCACTCCTGGCTGCTGCTGGTGCGCGGTGTCGTCCAGCGCCGTGGACCGCGCAGTCTCAGTGTGGTCGGCTCCGCGGCCTGGAATCTCGCGGACCTGATCGAACTCCGGCGCGCGGGCGGCCTGGACGCGGTGGCCGAGCGGCTCGCCGCGGCGGGTGCGGGAGGGGACGGCGGGGACGGCGAAGGGGACGCGGGTGGGTCCGGCGTTCCGGCCGGTGGGGGCCGCCGCATCCGGATGTCCACCGGGTACGAGATGAACGCCTGGGCCGATCTCCGCCCCGCGGGTGAAGGGGCGGCGCCCGCACGGAAGTTGTGGCACCGGAGCCCGGGGAGCGCGGGATGA
- a CDS encoding RNHCP domain-containing protein, with protein sequence MARNNHSSRGQRRRRPQRHKDVLHTQCGHRAGAFRCVSCRLDVSLDAPGTAHRNHCPNCLASLHVDRSVPGDRAAECRGRMEALGMSVRTDGEWMIIHQCASCGELSANRIAGDDNPLALVRLALRPLTDPKHAGRALLTL encoded by the coding sequence ATGGCACGCAACAACCACAGCAGCCGCGGGCAGCGGCGCCGCCGTCCGCAGCGGCACAAGGACGTCCTGCACACCCAGTGCGGGCACCGGGCGGGGGCCTTCCGGTGCGTCTCCTGCCGGCTCGACGTGTCCCTGGACGCACCCGGCACCGCGCACCGCAACCACTGCCCGAACTGTCTGGCCAGCTTGCACGTCGACCGGAGTGTCCCGGGCGACCGCGCCGCGGAGTGCCGCGGCCGGATGGAGGCGCTGGGCATGTCCGTCCGCACCGACGGCGAGTGGATGATTATCCACCAGTGCGCCTCCTGCGGTGAGCTCAGCGCCAACCGCATCGCCGGCGACGACAACCCGCTCGCCCTGGTCCGCCTCGCCCTCAGACCCCTCACCGACCCCAAGCACGCCGGCCGCGCCCTCCTCACCCTGTGA
- a CDS encoding DNA polymerase Y family protein produces the protein MRFRGAGGEAPDGAAYAGLLGLLGAFTPVVEAVGQDGALADVRGALRYFGRDTAGLAAVIRVRALALYGVDCVIGAGPNPLLARMAAREAGPGTTLVVGDAAEFLAGRPVAALHGVGPATARTLCGYGLDTVDRVAAVPLAVLQRILGARTGREVYEKARGVDRTRVVPNAAARSVAAERTFPRDELDRDRHRRALLSLAGELGARMRGEGQVCRSLTLTVRYADRTTTTRTRALTEPTAHSASLTGAAYRLLDALGLQRARVRALALRAEGLIPAERAAHQLTFDPADDKARRLEAVADRARAKFGPRAVIPGSLAA, from the coding sequence GTGCGTTTCCGCGGCGCCGGCGGAGAGGCGCCGGACGGTGCCGCCTATGCGGGGCTGCTCGGACTGCTCGGTGCGTTCACCCCGGTGGTGGAGGCGGTCGGTCAGGACGGCGCGCTGGCCGATGTCCGGGGCGCGCTGCGGTACTTCGGCCGGGACACCGCCGGGCTCGCCGCGGTGATCCGGGTGCGGGCCCTCGCCCTGTACGGCGTCGACTGCGTGATCGGCGCCGGGCCCAACCCGCTGCTCGCCAGGATGGCGGCGCGGGAGGCCGGCCCCGGTACGACCCTGGTCGTGGGCGACGCGGCGGAGTTCCTCGCCGGCCGCCCGGTCGCCGCGCTGCACGGCGTCGGCCCCGCGACGGCCCGCACGCTCTGCGGCTACGGGCTCGACACCGTCGACCGGGTCGCCGCCGTCCCTCTCGCCGTGCTCCAGCGGATCCTCGGTGCACGCACGGGGCGAGAGGTGTACGAGAAGGCCCGCGGCGTCGACCGGACTCGGGTCGTCCCCAACGCGGCGGCCCGCTCCGTCGCGGCCGAACGCACCTTCCCCCGGGACGAGCTGGACCGCGACCGCCATCGCCGCGCGCTGCTCTCGCTCGCCGGGGAGCTGGGGGCGAGGATGCGAGGGGAGGGGCAGGTGTGCCGTTCCCTGACGCTCACCGTGCGCTACGCCGACCGCACCACGACCACCAGGACCCGCGCCCTGACCGAGCCGACCGCGCACTCCGCGTCGCTCACCGGTGCCGCGTACCGGCTCCTGGACGCGCTCGGCCTGCAGCGCGCCCGGGTGCGTGCCCTCGCCCTGCGCGCCGAAGGGCTGATCCCCGCCGAACGGGCCGCGCATCAGCTCACCTTCGACCCCGCCGACGACAAAGCACGCCGACTGGAGGCGGTCGCCGACCGGGCGCGGGCCAAGTTCGGCCCCCGGGCGGTCATTCCGGGCTCCCTCGCCGCATAA
- a CDS encoding AI-2E family transporter: MPTRSTHPRRRIRAARGGARGDARPAPGPPAAAEPPVAPVLRTAAAYAWRLLVVGTLVYAVFSVLGRFHEIGVAVFLGLVGTAMLRPVVDLLTRRLPRPLAVTIALIGSIALVLGVLALVAETVAGERTVLQHEFGAGIERIERWLEQPPFRLNPEALNDLQSRIGRFLSSHRSTVISTALSGAGRLVEVLTTLALGLFCAVFFLHSGDRQWHWFCAQLPLSARDRVSVAGRAGWRTFTGYTHGIVLVAATNAILVGVALYALGVPLAVPLALLEFFAAFIPLIGSPIALAVAAVVALASQGPVIAAVVMALIVVIGQIEGHVLHPIVLSWAVRLHPLVVALSVVAGAIAAGVIGAVVAVPLVSVVWSVRQALRARNGRGPARP; the protein is encoded by the coding sequence ATGCCCACACGATCCACCCACCCCCGGCGCCGGATCCGCGCGGCGCGCGGCGGCGCGCGCGGTGACGCCCGCCCGGCGCCCGGCCCGCCCGCCGCGGCCGAGCCGCCGGTGGCACCCGTCCTGCGAACGGCCGCCGCCTACGCCTGGCGGCTGTTGGTGGTCGGCACCCTCGTGTACGCCGTCTTCTCGGTCCTCGGGCGGTTCCACGAGATCGGCGTGGCCGTCTTCCTCGGTCTCGTCGGCACCGCGATGCTCCGGCCGGTGGTCGATCTGCTGACCCGCCGGCTGCCGCGGCCCCTCGCCGTGACCATCGCGCTGATCGGCAGCATCGCCCTCGTCCTCGGTGTGCTGGCCCTGGTGGCGGAGACCGTCGCCGGTGAGCGGACCGTGCTGCAGCACGAGTTCGGCGCCGGGATCGAGAGGATCGAGCGCTGGCTGGAGCAACCGCCCTTCCGGCTGAACCCGGAGGCGCTCAACGATCTCCAGTCACGGATCGGCCGGTTCCTCTCCAGCCATCGCTCCACAGTGATCAGTACGGCCCTCAGCGGCGCGGGCCGGCTGGTGGAGGTGCTGACGACGCTGGCGCTCGGGCTGTTCTGCGCGGTGTTCTTCCTGCACTCCGGCGACCGGCAATGGCACTGGTTCTGCGCCCAGCTGCCGCTCTCCGCGCGGGACCGGGTGTCGGTGGCGGGCCGTGCGGGGTGGCGCACCTTCACCGGTTACACGCACGGCATCGTGCTGGTGGCGGCGACCAACGCGATCCTGGTCGGCGTGGCGCTGTACGCGCTCGGCGTGCCGCTCGCCGTGCCTCTGGCCCTGCTGGAGTTCTTCGCCGCGTTCATCCCGCTCATCGGCTCGCCCATCGCGCTCGCCGTCGCCGCGGTCGTGGCGCTGGCGTCCCAGGGCCCGGTCATCGCCGCGGTCGTCATGGCGCTGATCGTGGTCATCGGCCAGATCGAGGGGCATGTGCTGCATCCGATCGTGCTGAGCTGGGCCGTACGGCTGCATCCGCTCGTCGTGGCGCTCTCGGTCGTGGCGGGGGCGATCGCCGCCGGGGTGATCGGAGCGGTGGTGGCCGTACCGCTCGTGTCGGTCGTCTGGTCGGTGCGCCAGGCGCTGCGCGCGCGCAACGGCCGGGGCCCGGCCCGCCCCTGA
- a CDS encoding RNHCP domain-containing protein: MSSHTTTNNNTLSLGTFACAWCGLTVSAYAADGAPRNHCPSCLHSRHVLDHVEGGPSDCEGRMSPIAIAVLRTGDWMVVHRCVRCDELTSNPVCTDDNQLVLMRMAVRPLAQPPFPLEAFGAL; encoded by the coding sequence GTGTCCAGCCACACCACCACTAACAACAACACTCTCAGCCTCGGCACCTTCGCCTGCGCCTGGTGCGGTCTGACCGTGTCCGCGTACGCCGCCGACGGCGCGCCGCGCAACCACTGCCCGTCCTGCCTGCACTCCCGGCACGTCCTCGACCACGTCGAGGGCGGTCCGAGCGACTGCGAGGGCCGGATGTCCCCGATCGCCATCGCCGTGCTCCGCACCGGTGACTGGATGGTGGTCCACCGCTGCGTGCGCTGCGACGAGCTCACCTCGAACCCGGTCTGTACGGACGACAACCAACTCGTCCTGATGCGCATGGCGGTCCGCCCGCTGGCCCAACCGCCTTTCCCGCTCGAAGCGTTCGGAGCCCTCTGA
- a CDS encoding esterase/lipase family protein: protein MLSWKRVLRPLTAALLAVAIGLAPAATAHAAAPSSGWNNWSCKPSTAHPRPVVLVHGTFGNSVDNWLALAPYLVKRGYCVFSLDYGQLPGVPFFHGLGPIAKSAEQLDTYVDRVLAATGAGEVDLVGHSQGGMMPRHYLKFLGGADKVNALVGLAPDNHGTTLHGLSGLLKYFPGAADLLNSATPGLADQMAGSAFLTKLNEGGDTVPGVRYTVIATKYDEVVTPWRSSFLDGPNVKNVTLQDLCAIDLSEHVAIGLFDRIAYHEVANALDPARATRTTCASVFA from the coding sequence ATGCTGTCCTGGAAGCGTGTCCTCAGACCGCTGACCGCCGCCCTGCTGGCGGTGGCGATCGGCCTCGCGCCGGCCGCCACCGCCCACGCAGCCGCTCCGTCGAGCGGCTGGAACAACTGGTCCTGCAAGCCCTCAACCGCCCACCCCCGCCCGGTGGTCCTCGTCCATGGGACCTTCGGGAACTCCGTCGACAACTGGCTCGCCCTCGCGCCGTACCTCGTCAAGCGCGGCTACTGCGTCTTCTCGCTCGACTACGGCCAGCTCCCGGGCGTCCCGTTCTTCCACGGCCTCGGCCCCATCGCGAAGTCGGCCGAGCAGCTCGACACGTACGTCGACCGGGTCCTCGCCGCAACCGGAGCCGGCGAGGTGGATCTCGTCGGTCACTCCCAGGGTGGCATGATGCCGCGTCACTACCTCAAGTTCCTCGGCGGCGCCGACAAGGTGAACGCCCTCGTCGGCCTCGCGCCCGACAACCACGGCACGACCCTCCACGGGCTCTCCGGCCTGCTCAAGTACTTCCCGGGCGCGGCGGACCTGCTCAACTCCGCGACCCCCGGCCTGGCCGACCAGATGGCCGGTTCCGCGTTCCTCACCAAACTGAACGAGGGCGGCGACACCGTCCCGGGCGTCCGCTACACCGTCATCGCCACCAAGTACGACGAGGTGGTCACCCCGTGGCGGTCGTCCTTCCTCGACGGGCCGAACGTGAAGAACGTGACGTTGCAGGACCTGTGCGCCATCGACCTCTCGGAGCACGTGGCCATAGGGCTGTTCGACCGGATCGCGTACCACGAGGTGGCCAACGCCCTCGATCCGGCGAGGGCCACTCGGACGACCTGCGCGTCGGTGTTCGCATGA
- a CDS encoding S1 family peptidase, with product MKHRRIPKRRAAMAGGAVAALVAAGVTFQTANASEDAPAVTVKTLSASAAGNLASTLNKSLGGDAAGAYYDAEAKALVMNVVDEAAAAAVREAGGKARVVENSLAELKTARQTLTDRATIPGTSWATDPVTNKVVVTADRTVEGADLTKLQAVVKGLGSKAELRKTAGEFKPFVAGGDAIHSGGGRCSLGFNVVKDGAPHFITAGHCGETGSEWSDSAGAAIGSMVDSQFPENDFALVKYSGDTAHPSEVDLYDGSTQQITEAGDATVGMQVTRSGSTTQVHDGEVTGLDATVNYGDGQIVNGLIQTNVCAEPGDSGGSLFAGDAAIGLTSGGSGDCSAGGETFFQPVTEALQVLGAEIG from the coding sequence GTGAAGCACCGACGCATACCCAAGAGGCGCGCGGCGATGGCAGGTGGAGCCGTCGCCGCTCTCGTCGCGGCCGGCGTCACCTTCCAGACTGCGAACGCCAGCGAGGACGCGCCCGCGGTCACGGTGAAGACGCTCTCCGCCTCGGCGGCCGGAAACCTCGCCTCGACGCTCAACAAGAGCCTGGGCGGCGACGCGGCCGGCGCCTACTACGACGCCGAGGCCAAGGCCCTCGTGATGAACGTGGTCGACGAGGCGGCGGCGGCCGCCGTCCGCGAGGCCGGAGGCAAGGCGAGAGTCGTCGAGAACTCGCTGGCCGAGCTGAAGACCGCCCGGCAGACCCTCACCGACCGGGCCACCATCCCGGGCACCTCGTGGGCCACCGACCCGGTGACCAACAAGGTGGTCGTCACGGCCGACCGCACGGTCGAGGGCGCGGACCTGACGAAGCTCCAGGCGGTCGTGAAGGGCCTCGGGTCGAAGGCGGAGCTGAGGAAGACGGCCGGGGAGTTCAAGCCCTTCGTCGCCGGCGGGGACGCCATCCACAGCGGCGGCGGCCGTTGTTCGCTCGGGTTCAACGTCGTCAAGGACGGCGCCCCGCACTTCATCACGGCCGGCCACTGCGGTGAGACCGGCAGCGAGTGGTCGGACTCCGCGGGCGCCGCGATCGGCAGCATGGTCGACTCGCAGTTCCCCGAGAACGACTTCGCGCTCGTCAAGTACAGCGGTGACACCGCTCACCCGAGCGAGGTCGACCTCTACGACGGCAGCACGCAGCAGATCACCGAGGCGGGCGACGCGACCGTCGGCATGCAGGTGACCCGCAGCGGTTCGACCACCCAGGTCCACGACGGCGAGGTCACCGGCCTCGACGCCACCGTGAACTACGGCGACGGCCAGATCGTCAACGGCCTCATCCAGACGAACGTCTGCGCCGAGCCCGGCGACAGCGGCGGCTCGCTCTTCGCCGGTGACGCCGCGATCGGTCTGACCTCCGGCGGCAGCGGCGACTGCTCCGCGGGCGGCGAGACGTTCTTCCAGCCGGTGACGGAGGCGCTGCAGGTCCTCGGCGCCGAGATCGGCTGA
- a CDS encoding lytic polysaccharide monooxygenase auxiliary activity family 9 protein, protein MTARRRAATVAALGIAPLALTALAASPAVAHGSMTDPVSRVSACYAEGPESPKSAACKAAVAASGTQAFYDWNEVNIADAAGNHRSLIPDGKLCSANRDKYKGLDLPRADWPASRLAVGNHTFRYKATAPHKGSFELYITKDGYDPSEPLTWSDLEARPFAEVTDPKPVNGEYVFDGTVPARSGRHLVYSIWQRSDSPEAFYTCSDVVFGRDAGGSAGGGAPAPAASAPSDGQIEDGADKSTVDHGGHGGDDHSEAPATNGPATPKAAAQTDSETDGEADDAAGAGTAPGGNTPEADGAGENLAETGGDGGTPYLAAGGAAVLALGAAVVFATARRRVGR, encoded by the coding sequence ATGACCGCTCGCCGCAGGGCCGCCACCGTCGCCGCGCTCGGGATCGCGCCGCTCGCGCTGACCGCGCTCGCCGCCTCGCCGGCCGTCGCGCACGGGTCGATGACGGATCCGGTGAGCCGGGTGTCCGCGTGTTACGCCGAGGGGCCGGAGAGCCCGAAGTCCGCGGCGTGCAAGGCGGCGGTCGCGGCCAGTGGCACGCAGGCGTTCTACGACTGGAACGAGGTCAACATCGCCGACGCCGCGGGCAACCACAGGTCGCTGATCCCGGACGGCAAGCTGTGCAGCGCGAACCGGGACAAGTACAAGGGTCTGGACCTGCCGCGCGCCGACTGGCCCGCGTCGAGGCTCGCGGTCGGCAACCACACGTTCCGCTACAAGGCCACCGCCCCGCACAAGGGCTCGTTCGAGCTGTACATCACGAAGGACGGCTACGACCCGTCCGAACCGCTCACCTGGTCCGACCTGGAGGCGCGGCCGTTCGCCGAGGTCACCGACCCGAAGCCGGTGAACGGGGAGTACGTCTTCGACGGCACCGTGCCCGCGAGGTCGGGGCGGCACCTGGTCTACTCGATCTGGCAGCGGTCGGACTCCCCCGAGGCCTTCTACACCTGCTCGGACGTGGTCTTCGGCCGGGATGCCGGCGGTAGCGCGGGAGGCGGCGCCCCGGCACCGGCCGCGTCCGCTCCCTCGGACGGGCAGATCGAGGACGGTGCGGACAAGTCCACCGTCGACCACGGCGGCCACGGCGGTGACGACCACTCCGAGGCCCCGGCCACGAACGGGCCCGCCACTCCGAAGGCGGCCGCACAGACGGACTCGGAGACGGACGGCGAGGCGGACGACGCGGCGGGCGCTGGGACCGCCCCCGGGGGCAACACCCCCGAGGCCGACGGCGCCGGGGAGAACCTCGCCGAGACCGGCGGTGACGGCGGCACCCCGTATCTCGCCGCCGGCGGTGCCGCGGTGCTCGCGCTCGGCGCGGCCGTGGTGTTCGCGACCGCCCGCCGCAGGGTCGGCCGCTGA